The Faecalibacterium sp. I3-3-33 DNA window AGGTCGGTATCATCAAGGTCCGCCTGTACCGTCCCTGGGTGTCCTCCGCTCTGCTGAAGGTCCTGCCCAAGACCGCCAAGAAGGTGGCTGTGCTGGACCGCACCAAGGAGCCCGGCTCTCTGGGCGAGCCCCTGTATCTGGATGTTGCCGCTACCCTGCGTGAGGCTGGCCTGAACGATGTCGTTCTGACCGGCGGCCGCTACGGTCTGGGCAGCAAGGACACTCCCCCGTCCTCCATCTTCGCTCTGTTCAAGGAGCTGGAGAAGGATCAGCCGAAGGAGCGTTTCACTCTGGGTATCACCGATGACGTCACCTTCCTGTCCCTGCCCGAGGTCAAGCCCGCTCCCATCACCGCAGCTGCTGGCACCAAGGAGTGCAAGTTCTGGGGTCTGGGCGGCGACGGCACCGTCGGCGCAAACAAGAACTCCGTCAAGATCATTGGCGACCATACCGACAAGTATGTTCAGGCATACTTCCAGTATGACTCCAAGAAGACCGGCGGCGTGACCATCAGCCACCTGCGTTTCGGCGACAAGCCCATCCGCAGCCCCTACTACATCAACCAGGCTGACTTCGTGGCCTGCCACAACCCCGCTTACATCCACATGGGCATGAAGATGGTCCAGGATGTCAAGCCCGGCGGTGTGTTCATGATCAACTGCCAGTGGTCCGATGAGGAGCTGGGCCAGCACCTGAACGCCGAGGCAAAGAAGTATATCGCTGACAACAACATCCAGCTGTATACCATCAATGCTATCGATAAGGCTATCGAGATCGGCATGGGCAAGCGCACCAACACCATCCTGCAGTCTGCATTCTTCAAGCTGGCTGACGTCATGCCTATCGATGACGCCATCAACTTCATGAAGCAGGCCGCTCAGAAGAGCTACGGCAAGAAGGGCCAGGACGTCGTTGAGATGAACTGGAAGGCCATTGACGCAGGCGTTGACGCTATCCACAAGGTAGACGTGCCCGCATCCTGGTCCAACCCCGAGGCTGATCCCGCACCCAAGGCTCTGGCTGGCCGTCCGGAACTGGTCAAGCAGATCCGCGACGTCATGGAGCCCATTGCCCGTATGGACGGCGACAGCCTGCCTGTCTCCTCCTTCGTGGCAAATGCAAACGGCGAGTGGGAGCAGGGCGCTTCTGCATACGAGAAGCGCGGCACCGCTGTCAACGTCCCCGAGTGGGATGCTGCAAAGTGCGTTGGCTGCAACCAGTGTGCATTCGTGTGCTCTCATGCAACCATCCGTCCCTTCCTGCTGACCGCTGACGAGCTGGCAGCTGCTCCTGCCCAGACCAAGAGCCGCGATAACAAGCTGACCCCCGAGTACAAGTTTGTTATGGCTGTTTCTCCGCTGGACTGCATGGGCTGCGGCGAGTGCGTCACCGTCTGCCCCACCAAGGCTATCACCATGGTTCCTCAGGACAGCCAGGCCGATCAGCAGGCAGTCTTTGACTACTGCGTGGCCAACATCTCCAAGAAGGCTACCAAGATGGCTGATGACACCGTTATGGGCTCTCAGTTCAACCAGCCCCTGCTGGAGTTCTCTGGTTCCTGCGCAGGCTGTGCCGAGACCTCTTACGCTCGCCTGATCACTCAGCTGTTCGGCGAGAAGATGTACATCTCCAACGCTACCGGCTGCTCCTCTATCTGGGGCGGCACCGCTTCCATCTCTCCGTACACCGTCAACAAGGACAGCGGCCATGGTCCTGCATGGTGCAACTCCCTGTTCGAGGATAACGCAGAGCATGGTCTGGGCCTGTACATCGGCCAGAAGACCGTCCGCGAGAACCTGATCAAGGAGATCGCAGAGGTTGCTGGTTCCGACAAGGCTTCTGCTGAGCTGAAGGCTGCTTACGAGCAGTTCATCGCAACCAAGAACAACACCAAGGCCAACGACGAGCCCGCAAAGGCCCTGATCGCTGAGCTGGAGAAGGCTGCTGCTGCTGGCTGCGAGAAGTCTGCAGAGATCCTGAAGAGCAAGCAGTACATCGCCAAGAAGTCCGTCTGGATCTTCGGCGGCGACGGCTGGGCATACGACATCGGCTTCGGCGGTCTGGATCACGTTCTGGCTTCCGGCGAGGATGTCAACGTGATGGTCTTCGATACTGAGATGTACTCCAACACCGGTGGACAGGCTTCCAAGGCCTCCAACATCGGCGAGGTCTGCCAGTTCGCTGCTGCAGGTAAGGAGATCAGCAAGAAGAGCCTGTCCGAGATCGCAATGACCTACGGCTACATCTATGTTGCTCAGATCGCTCTGGGCGCTAACATGAACCAGGCTGTCAAGGCGATTGCCGAGGCTGAGGCTTACCCCGGCCCCTCTCTGATCATCGGCTACGCTCCCTGCGAGCTGCACGGTGTCAAGGGCGGCATGACCAACTGCCAGAACGAGATGAAGAAGGCAGTCGAGGCTGGCTACTGGAACCTGTTCACCTTCAACCCCGCCAACAAGGCACAGGGCAAGAACCCCTTCACCCTGACCTCCAAGGCTGTGGACAACGAGAAGTATCAGGCTCTGCTGGCAAACGAGACCCGTTACAGCCGTCTGACCCGCGCCTTCCCCGACCGTGCTAAGGAGCTGTTCGCTCGCAACCAGGAGGTTGCAAACGACCGCTACGAGCACCTGACCCGTCTGGTCGAGCTGTACAAGTAAGCTGTTTCAAAGCAGCGGCAGAGACATCAAATGAACCAGCGGCCCCTGCTCTTTCCCGTGTGAAGAGCGGCAGCCCCGCATCGGCGGTTACTGCGCAATGCAGCGGTGCGGAACTGTGGAATTTGCCTTTGCCGTGCACAGAACAGGCTGAACGTTTTGCCCTGTACCTGACAGAACGGTCGAAAAACCTGATTTCATTCCCCGCCTTTTGCGCAGGGGCTTGAGATACCAAAGCGCCCGCGAGGGCCCTTGAGAGCACACCCCGCGTGTGTCAGGAGCATAAGGTCTGCGTGCAGATACCTTGCTCCGCCTGCGGCATAAGACCTGCTGTGCAGGGATCTTGCCCCAGTGAAAAAACTGCATCAGTTTTTAGCGCCCCGTTCACCGCAAGGTGACCGGGGCGTATTTTTGTGCGCGTCAACCAAGAAGCTTATCACAAAATCTTCCAGAATTTTCCGCTTCCTTTTTACAGTTTCTTCATAGCTTCTTAACGAAATGAATTGTAAAAGCTGTTATACTTTTGCCATGGGAAGCGGGGCCGCAACCACTTCCCAAGTAACATGATTCCTCCTCACACCAAGGCAATATCCAAGCAAAACACCCTTCTCTGTGCGCCGCAACACGGAGAAGGGTGTTTTGTTTCTGTAAGACGTTGCAAAAATCTTTGCAAAACTTCGCTTTAGGGTTGACCCTATTTTTTTGCGGCGCTATAATAAAAAAGGATATAGCCAGTGCAGCGCCCGGCGCGGGTGCTGCGGCTGCGGAATTTACGAAAATTGGGAGGTGAACGCAGGACAATGGACCCTGATCATAGTCGAAGTAGATCCACCGATGCGGTAGATCGGACAACAAAAAGTACTGCGTTCGCCTTTTTGCATCCGGCGGCTTAAAAAGCCCCCGGTATAGGAAAGGCGCGGCTTTGCGTGCGCGGAAATGGCTGCATTTGCGGCATTCCGGCACCGGGCGGCGCGTTTTTTGTTTCCCGACCTGCTGCATCCTCCGGCGCGGAGAAAGCGCTCCGTGCCGTATAGTACCCAGAGGAGGTAGCCCATGGATATGGAAGAAAAGAAGCTGGAAACCAACACGGAACAGAACCTGCCGGTGCAGGAGCTGCCCGCCGATATCCCCGCCGAGGTGCGTCAGAAGCTGGCGGAGGATCTGAACGAGGAAGCCACCGAGGATCTGAAGCAGGATATGCGGGAGGCAGAGCGGGAGGAAGCCAATGACGAAGAGGTCAAGGCAAACCCCGAGATGCTGACCAAGAGCCGTCTGCTGAAGCTGCTGATCAAAAAGCAGTACGTCAAGCTGCGCGAGGTGACTGAGGAAGAGCAGCCCGCCGACTTAGCCGAGCTGCTGGAGGAACTGGACGAGAACAACCGTCTGGTGGTGTTCCGTCTGCTGAAAAAGGAAGTTGCCACCGAAGCTTTTGCCTATATGTCCGACGAAGCCCGGGACGATCTGGTAAACGCCTTCTCGGACGTGGAGTTGGTGAGCGCCATCGAGGAGATGAGCCTTGACGATGCCGCCGACCTGCTGGAAGATATGCCCGCGGGCGTGGTCAAGCGGGTGCTGGAAAAATCCTCCCGGGAGACCCGCGAGAGCCTGAACAAGCTGCTGAACTACCCGGAAAGCTCTGCCGGCAGCCTGATGACCCCGGAATATGTGCGTCTGCGCAGGGATATGACGGTGGAACAGGCCTTTGCCGCCATCCGCAAGCAGGGCGAGAACGCCGAGACCGTCTACACCTGCTATGTGGTAGAGAGCAACCGGCTGCAGGGCGTTGTCTCTGCCCGCAATCTGCTGCTGGCAGACCCCAAGACCCCCATCACGGAGATCATGGATGATAATCTGGTCACCGTGAAGGTCACCGACGATCAGGAGTTCGTGGCGCGTGAGATGCAGCGCTACGACTTTACCGCCATGCCCGTTCTGGACAACGAGGGCATGTTCGTGGGTATCATCACCATCGACGATGCCATCGACGTTCTGACCGACGAGAGCACCGAGGATATGCAGAAGATGGCCGCCATTCTCCCGGATGACGACGCCACCACCTACTTCGGCACCAGTGTGTGGACCCACGCCAAGCAGCGCATCCCTTGGCTGCTGATCCTGATGCTGTCCGCTACCTTTACCGGCATGGTCACCACCCACTACGAGGAAGCCTTTGTCAGCCTGCCGCTGCTGGTCTCCTTCATGCCCATGCTGATGGATACCGCCGGTAACTGCGGCAACCAGATCAGCACCCTGATGGTGCGCGGTCTGGCACTGGGCGAGGTAGAGCCTGCCGACTTTATGCGGGTGCTGGGCAAGGA harbors:
- the nifJ gene encoding pyruvate:ferredoxin (flavodoxin) oxidoreductase → MPRAKQTMDGNTAAAHVAYAYTDVAAIYPITPSSPMADSVDQWSAAGQKNIFGNQVKVVEMESEAGAAGAVHGSLGAGAVTTTFTASQGLLLMIPNMYKIAAEQLPCVFDVSARTVATQSLNIFGDHSDVMACRQTGFAMLVESSVQEVMDLSPVAHLCAIEGKVPFLNFFDGFRTSHEYQKIEKWDYADLKEMCNMEAVEEFRKKALNPENPKMRGSHENGDVFFQHREACNSVYDALPAVVEKYMAKINAKLGTNYDLFNYYGAADADRVIVAMGSICDVADEVIDYLNAKGEKVGIIKVRLYRPWVSSALLKVLPKTAKKVAVLDRTKEPGSLGEPLYLDVAATLREAGLNDVVLTGGRYGLGSKDTPPSSIFALFKELEKDQPKERFTLGITDDVTFLSLPEVKPAPITAAAGTKECKFWGLGGDGTVGANKNSVKIIGDHTDKYVQAYFQYDSKKTGGVTISHLRFGDKPIRSPYYINQADFVACHNPAYIHMGMKMVQDVKPGGVFMINCQWSDEELGQHLNAEAKKYIADNNIQLYTINAIDKAIEIGMGKRTNTILQSAFFKLADVMPIDDAINFMKQAAQKSYGKKGQDVVEMNWKAIDAGVDAIHKVDVPASWSNPEADPAPKALAGRPELVKQIRDVMEPIARMDGDSLPVSSFVANANGEWEQGASAYEKRGTAVNVPEWDAAKCVGCNQCAFVCSHATIRPFLLTADELAAAPAQTKSRDNKLTPEYKFVMAVSPLDCMGCGECVTVCPTKAITMVPQDSQADQQAVFDYCVANISKKATKMADDTVMGSQFNQPLLEFSGSCAGCAETSYARLITQLFGEKMYISNATGCSSIWGGTASISPYTVNKDSGHGPAWCNSLFEDNAEHGLGLYIGQKTVRENLIKEIAEVAGSDKASAELKAAYEQFIATKNNTKANDEPAKALIAELEKAAAAGCEKSAEILKSKQYIAKKSVWIFGGDGWAYDIGFGGLDHVLASGEDVNVMVFDTEMYSNTGGQASKASNIGEVCQFAAAGKEISKKSLSEIAMTYGYIYVAQIALGANMNQAVKAIAEAEAYPGPSLIIGYAPCELHGVKGGMTNCQNEMKKAVEAGYWNLFTFNPANKAQGKNPFTLTSKAVDNEKYQALLANETRYSRLTRAFPDRAKELFARNQEVANDRYEHLTRLVELYK
- the mgtE gene encoding magnesium transporter, whose product is MDMEEKKLETNTEQNLPVQELPADIPAEVRQKLAEDLNEEATEDLKQDMREAEREEANDEEVKANPEMLTKSRLLKLLIKKQYVKLREVTEEEQPADLAELLEELDENNRLVVFRLLKKEVATEAFAYMSDEARDDLVNAFSDVELVSAIEEMSLDDAADLLEDMPAGVVKRVLEKSSRETRESLNKLLNYPESSAGSLMTPEYVRLRRDMTVEQAFAAIRKQGENAETVYTCYVVESNRLQGVVSARNLLLADPKTPITEIMDDNLVTVKVTDDQEFVAREMQRYDFTAMPVLDNEGMFVGIITIDDAIDVLTDESTEDMQKMAAILPDDDATTYFGTSVWTHAKQRIPWLLILMLSATFTGMVTTHYEEAFVSLPLLVSFMPMLMDTAGNCGNQISTLMVRGLALGEVEPADFMRVLGKELRVSAIVGAVLGIVNGLRIYLMYTFLFPGQYANVIGYAIVVSVSLFFSVILAKLVGGMLPLAAKKLGADPAIMATPFITTIVDACSLILYFQIAQLVFRNMM